Sequence from the Erythrolamprus reginae isolate rEryReg1 chromosome 2, rEryReg1.hap1, whole genome shotgun sequence genome:
cactttttgccagaaGTTCTGCGCTACCAGACATTCCCGAAGTATGTGCATAAATattcctttatcttgacacccatgccaacaagtatttttaacattctgctggaaatatgcaagttgaacgggtgtaaaataccacttatgtaatattttccttctcatttccctaacccttgtattcttaattttccttatgttctcgactatatttttcatcttttgcacatctacttgtatttcactctgcccccatttagtcaatccttgggtcacatacccatctgactgcactaacatcttatatatattacttgcttgtgccttggtaccctcactgttttctcttattattttctctaactctatctcctccctaaatagtgcttctttattctccctttcattcagatatttacatattgcatttattagtagccatcttcccttacccaaccaccattctatatgatttctacttgcCCTCCCATCCTTCTTGTacaactgttctatcttagttatccctctttccTTCAATGGTGGTGGCCATTTTGCACAGTTTGGAGTACCCGTAAATCACGTCACTGActggcccctaccctccctggccctcccactcactccttctctcctcagcctcatacacacagagcaaacatgagaaggagaTAAGAAGCAGCCAGGTTGAAAGCTAGAAGACTTGGCTGAATTTTTCTGTCAGTTCTGTGGGTGAGACTTGGTGGGGTGCTGCCAGCCTACCTTACCGTGAGTTACAtcaaattggccacacccacagagtcaCATGACCCCCTACTAAGCCAGGCAcaccaagtcacgcccacagaactggtagggaaaaatttgaatgtcaccccCGGAATAGGATCTCCGGCTTGAGCAGGAAGTTGGaccagaagacttccaagatcccttccaactcagttactCTGATGTAGCTCTTTCCAAAGAGACTGGTTTTGACTTGAGAAACTACAGCCCAGGGGAATTCCCAAAAGGGAACTTTGAATGAGGGGTGAAATTTCTTGTGTCTCCTCCTTGGTGATCCAAACTTTTAAGTCGTAAGATCCCACCTTCGTTGCCCCTTTTAAGTCATGAGAGAACACGCAGTGGGCTGGTCAGATTCATTTATTAGGAATCCACAGCTTGAAACAAAGAAAGCATTTTGTAGCAACATGTAACAACACGTGACTcgggttttccttttttaaagggcTCAGGTTTTGGGAGGCGTGGCTTTGACAGCCGTTTGTACTTTCCCACGCGCGGCTTAACCAATTACTTTAAACTATCTGCAAATAGGTAATTCGAATAATGATTGACACCCCCGTAACCATGGATACAGAACACAAAACCAGGCCAGCTCCTCGTAGACACTTGGATTTGCCAGTTACAATCCTCACGCCCTGCACACCCTCCATCTTGTGAGTTTTCCCTTTATTACTTACTCCTTTGCTTGTTCTCTTAATGGAAGAGCAATGCTCTGTTTCTTATCTCCCCTTTGCCTTCTTTATTCCACTTGGAGAAATAATGTACCATAGAATGTGTGTGATACCACTAAACTCATAAAAGAAcaattatacaaatctaataaattattataattataaataagtGACATTGTTAACAATCCTTAAAGGTTTCAGGGCTGTTtccagtacagatagtccttgacttacaactattcatttcatGCCCATTCAAGGTTACAaagccactgaaaaaagtgacttactactggtccttgcacttatgCAAAGGAATAGCATGCATTATTTTGTGGCCGTGTTACTTTAAATTTAAAGTGTGTTTGTGAATGGAAGGGATTTCTTTGGATTTTATATACAAATTTATAGAAATAAAGTGAACCACTTACCCAGTTCTGGCAAACTCCGCCCAGTAGTGCATCATCTTACGGCTCAGTCTGGCTTCAGCCTCTGTGTATGTTTGATTGACAGGCATCATTGATTCAAGGGTTCCAAAAACAAAAGGAACCTCATCACCATGTGATGCCCCAATCCATTCAGGCAAAACTGACCATGAAGGGCGATGTGTGAATAAATAGGGATATACAGGAGTCCCAGTTTTCCCAATATTTCCTGCAGCTTTCCTGACTGGGCATGTAAAGGTCCGATCTGTATAGAAATGGGACAGAGCGGAGCGGTATTGCGCTGGGCCGTGTTGTCCTTCACTGTATCTCAGTGCAATAGTCCGAATAAAATCTTCAGTTGCGTTGGGCACCAACAGCCGTATCCCTTTCAGAAGCTGCTCCTGATTGATGAGATTGTCGGTGATGTTAGGAAAAATATAGGGGACGAATGTGGCCGCTTCATCAGAGGTTATACCCATGAGGACTGGTTTGACCGGAATTTGCCCCTCCTCCATGAGCTTTTCTGGATCACCAAGCAAAAAGTCCCCATCTACGGCTGGCATGAAGGGAAAATTTGCAAGGACGCCACCTTTGAGGAACAGAGCTGTTTCATGCTGACTAAGTTCAGAAGCATTTTTTGTTTGCAGACAATGCACTATGCTGATATTATTGTCCTGGGAGCAACCTAGCAGATGAACAAATTCCAAAGCTAACCGTTTGGCTTCCTCAGGAGTCCTCCAAGCCCAGTAGATATTGGCTGTTCCACTCTGGATCACCGCTTGGGCAAAAAGGTCCTGGCTTTTTGGTGCGAGAAGGTGGAAATTCACAGAATATCCTCCAGCACTGTGGCCAAAAATGGTCACCTGAGAAGGATCTCCCCCAAAGACACCTGCATTCTCTTTTATCCACTCCAGGGCCAGTTGTTGGTCCCATAAG
This genomic interval carries:
- the LOC139160222 gene encoding acetylcholinesterase-like isoform X3, yielding MPSLLCPSLFCCLLLLFPLASGSASNEDTVVTTSSGPIKGKQFLSDNGSVTAYLGVPYAEPPLGKLRFQKPLPHQPWNQTLEATSFGNSCPQFIFQGVPEAWSPKTPPSEDCLSLNIWVPHPQPSLPVPLLVWIHGGGFVLGASSLDMYNGAHLAAAEDVIVVTINYRLGALGFLYLPPAAPGNLGLWDQQLALEWIKENAGVFGGDPSQVTIFGHSAGGYSVNFHLLAPKSQDLFAQAVIQSGTANIYWAWRTPEEAKRLALEFVHLLGCSQDNNISIVHCLQTKNASELSQHETALFLKGGVLANFPFMPAVDGDFLLGDPEKLMEEGQIPVKPVLMGITSDEAATFVPYIFPNITDNLINQEQLLKGIRLLVPNATEDFIRTIALRYSEGQHGPAQYRSALSHFYTDRTFTCPVRKAAGNIGKTGTPVYPYLFTHRPSWSVLPEWIGASHGDEVPFVFGTLESMMPVNQTYTEAEARLSRKMMHYWAEFARTGNPTGLAATKDEWSVYNATEQNFFLLHIEPFKERVIEHCGFLKRLFSKAEESDR
- the LOC139160222 gene encoding acetylcholinesterase-like isoform X2, whose product is MPSLLCPSLFCCLLLLFPLASGSASNEDTVVTTSSGPIKGKQFLSDNGSVTAYLGVPYAEPPLGKLRFQKPLPHQPWNQTLEATSFGNSCPQFIFQGVPEAWSPKTPPSEDCLSLNIWVPHPQPSLPVPLLVWIHGGGFVLGASSLDMYNGAHLAAAEDVIVVTINYRLGALGFLYLPPAAPGNLGLWDQQLALEWIKENAGVFGGDPSQVTIFGHSAGGYSVNFHLLAPKSQDLFAQAVIQSGTANIYWAWRTPEEAKRLALEFVHLLGCSQDNNISIVHCLQTKNASELSQHETALFLKGGVLANFPFMPAVDGDFLLGDPEKLMEEGQIPVKPVLMGITSDEAATFVPYIFPNITDNLINQEQLLKGIRLLVPNATEDFIRTIALRYSEGQHGPAQYRSALSHFYTDRTFTCPVRKAAGNIGKTGTPVYPYLFTHRPSWSVLPEWIGASHGDEVPFVFGTLESMMPVNQTYTEAEARLSRKMMHYWAEFARTGNPTGLAATKDEWSVYNATEQNFFLLHIEPFKERVIEHCGFLKRLFSKAEESGSIAGTVF
- the LOC139160222 gene encoding acetylcholinesterase-like isoform X1 translates to MPSLLCPSLFCCLLLLFPLASGSASNEDTVVTTSSGPIKGKQFLSDNGSVTAYLGVPYAEPPLGKLRFQKPLPHQPWNQTLEATSFGNSCPQFIFQGVPEAWSPKTPPSEDCLSLNIWVPHPQPSLPVPLLVWIHGGGFVLGASSLDMYNGAHLAAAEDVIVVTINYRLGALGFLYLPPAAPGNLGLWDQQLALEWIKENAGVFGGDPSQVTIFGHSAGGYSVNFHLLAPKSQDLFAQAVIQSGTANIYWAWRTPEEAKRLALEFVHLLGCSQDNNISIVHCLQTKNASELSQHETALFLKGGVLANFPFMPAVDGDFLLGDPEKLMEEGQIPVKPVLMGITSDEAATFVPYIFPNITDNLINQEQLLKGIRLLVPNATEDFIRTIALRYSEGQHGPAQYRSALSHFYTDRTFTCPVRKAAGNIGKTGTPVYPYLFTHRPSWSVLPEWIGASHGDEVPFVFGTLESMMPVNQTYTEAEARLSRKMMHYWAEFARTGNPTGLAATKDEWSVYNATEQNFFLLHIEPFKERVIEHCGFLKRLFSKAEESDKPKGDSVSSD